A part of Lentisphaerota bacterium genomic DNA contains:
- a CDS encoding response regulator — protein MARETILIIEDDADIRELIRYNLTREGYVIAECASAEKAAAFLKRTLPGLILLDLMLPGLDGFAFCRSLRADERTKGVPVIMVTARDEDADIVAGLEVGADDYMTKPFSARILSARVRAVLRRRTAEPGDELDVLVRGSIEIDRTRHAVRLEGRPLELTLSEFKTLDLFMRRPGMVFSRYQIVDAVHGADYPVTDRSVDVQIVGLRRKLGKYSELIETVRGVGYRMRTE, from the coding sequence ATGGCGAGGGAAACCATTCTGATCATTGAAGATGACGCGGATATCCGCGAACTGATCCGCTACAATCTGACGCGCGAGGGTTATGTAATCGCTGAATGCGCCTCCGCCGAAAAGGCGGCCGCATTTCTCAAGCGGACGCTGCCGGGTCTGATTCTGCTCGACCTGATGCTGCCGGGGCTGGACGGTTTTGCCTTCTGTCGGAGCTTACGCGCCGATGAACGGACGAAGGGGGTGCCGGTGATCATGGTGACGGCGCGCGACGAGGATGCCGACATCGTGGCGGGCCTGGAGGTCGGGGCCGATGATTACATGACCAAACCGTTCAGCGCCCGCATTCTCTCAGCGCGCGTCCGCGCCGTCCTGCGGCGACGCACGGCCGAGCCGGGGGATGAGCTGGATGTGCTGGTGCGCGGGTCCATTGAGATTGACCGGACGCGCCACGCGGTTCGTCTGGAGGGTCGGCCCCTGGAACTGACGCTCAGCGAATTCAAGACACTGGACCTTTTCATGCGGCGGCCGGGGATGGTGTTTTCGCGCTATCAGATCGTGGATGCCGTGCATGGCGCCGATTACCCCGTGACCGACCGGTCCGTGGACGTGCAGATCGTGGGGTTGCGGCGGAAACTCGGCAAATACAGCGAGTTGATCGAGACCGTTCGCGGGGTTGGCTACCGGATGCGGACTGAGTAA
- the phoU gene encoding phosphate signaling complex protein PhoU — MNMIFERETERLKEDILRLAGEVEQRLREVLRNLDARERAPLLAWAARDEEIDAREVQIEEECLKLLALHQPVARDLRFVIAVLKINNDLERIGDIVVNIADRGVRLSAFPVSDLQSTLMRMGHLAGAMLKDSIDALVERDVPKAKAVIARDDAVDRLNEEVIREVVARATQEHAGARVEALILIHDVARDLERVGDHATNIAEDVAYLADGTIIRHVHAP, encoded by the coding sequence ATGAACATGATATTTGAACGGGAAACCGAGCGCTTGAAAGAGGATATCCTCCGTCTGGCGGGTGAAGTCGAGCAACGGTTGCGCGAGGTGCTGCGCAATCTGGATGCCCGTGAGCGGGCGCCGTTGCTGGCGTGGGCGGCGCGTGACGAGGAGATTGACGCGCGCGAGGTGCAGATCGAGGAGGAGTGCCTCAAGCTGTTGGCGCTGCATCAGCCCGTGGCGCGTGATCTGCGCTTTGTGATCGCTGTTCTCAAGATCAATAACGACTTGGAGCGGATCGGCGACATCGTGGTGAACATCGCCGATCGCGGGGTGCGGCTATCGGCCTTTCCGGTGAGTGATCTGCAAAGCACGCTCATGCGGATGGGACACCTGGCCGGCGCGATGCTCAAAGACAGCATTGACGCGCTCGTTGAGCGGGACGTGCCCAAGGCGAAGGCGGTGATTGCGCGCGACGACGCCGTGGATCGCCTCAACGAGGAGGTCATTCGCGAGGTCGTTGCCCGCGCGACTCAGGAGCACGCCGGAGCGCGGGTCGAGGCGTTGATCCTGATTCATGACGTGGCCCGTGACTTGGAGCGGGTTGGCGATCATGCCACCAATATCGCCGAGGATGTCGCCTATTTGGCGGACGGCACGATCATTCGTCACGTGCATGCGCCGTAA
- the pstB gene encoding phosphate ABC transporter ATP-binding protein: MNTTAAQGGAAPVEARGFSVFYGEHEAVRRVDLAIAVGQVTAIIGPSGCGKSTFLRAINRMNDLIPVCHAEGELLFDGQNIYGGAVDAAVLRRRIGMVFQKPNPFPKSIYDNIAYGPRLHGTVSRAALDGIVEESLRGAVLWDEVKDRLERNALGLSGGQAQRLCLARALAVQPEVLLMDEPTSALDPKATARIEELIVELRGRYTLVIVTHNMQQAARVSDQTAFFYEGNLVEYGPTTDLFTRPREKQTEDYITGRFG; encoded by the coding sequence ATGAATACAACGGCAGCACAGGGCGGGGCGGCGCCGGTCGAAGCCAGGGGCTTTTCGGTCTTTTACGGCGAGCATGAGGCGGTGCGGCGGGTGGATCTGGCCATTGCTGTGGGTCAGGTGACGGCGATCATCGGTCCGAGTGGATGTGGCAAGAGCACCTTCCTGCGGGCGATCAACCGGATGAACGATCTGATTCCCGTGTGCCATGCGGAGGGTGAATTGCTCTTTGACGGCCAGAACATCTACGGGGGTGCGGTTGACGCGGCCGTGTTGCGCCGCAGGATCGGTATGGTGTTTCAAAAGCCCAATCCTTTTCCAAAGTCGATTTACGACAACATCGCCTACGGTCCGCGGCTGCACGGCACGGTATCCCGCGCGGCACTCGACGGGATCGTCGAGGAGAGCTTGCGGGGGGCGGTCTTATGGGATGAGGTGAAGGACCGGCTGGAGCGGAACGCGCTCGGGTTGTCGGGCGGGCAGGCGCAGCGCCTCTGCCTGGCGCGCGCGCTGGCGGTGCAACCCGAGGTCCTGCTGATGGATGAGCCAACCTCGGCGCTGGATCCCAAGGCCACGGCGCGCATCGAAGAGCTGATCGTGGAATTGCGCGGCCGCTACACCCTCGTGATCGTCACCCACAACATGCAGCAGGCGGCCCGAGTCTCCGATCAAACGGCTTTTTTTTATGAGGGGAATCTCGTAGAATATGGCCCGACCACTGATCTCTTCACACGGCCGCGCGAAAAACAGACCGAGGATTACATCACCGGACGGTTCGGCTGA
- the pstA gene encoding phosphate ABC transporter permease PstA, with protein MRLSTRKLLDRAFTANACFAVGLMTLFLLVVLLPILIKGSSAYLFRATVEHRRMMREQFGRGDARRAAEEHAAVQEARRPIYEAITAFEAELAELPAARRKALRPAFKEVRETLALLLGPDPGAPLPALTRRLYGQTRWDQAQEKAERLLYEETWDYSGGEGKQVYVPREPLFEGTTLAPVFPIVRDNLRELLQPRLTFYPRFLTDRSFDAHFFGGIGAEVMGTVYLALGAMLIAVPLGIIAAIYFQEYAKAGPVLSFLRSCVNTLAGVPSIVFGLFGLAFFINTLQVSSGKSVLAGALTLALLVLPTVIRASEEAIAAVPRSYKEAAMALGAGQWRTILTVILPAALPGILTGTVISMGRAAGETAPIIFTAAVSVGPLLRPSELLTQATPALSWNLYNICTEHEAVDEIRHVQYGMAATLVVMVLVLNLTAIVIRARVARRLKG; from the coding sequence ATGCGTTTATCGACACGCAAACTTCTGGATCGTGCGTTCACTGCGAATGCCTGCTTCGCGGTTGGGCTGATGACCCTGTTCTTGCTCGTTGTTTTGCTGCCGATCCTGATCAAGGGCTCGTCGGCCTATCTCTTCAGGGCCACGGTCGAGCACCGCCGCATGATGCGCGAGCAATTCGGCCGCGGGGACGCGCGGCGGGCCGCTGAAGAGCACGCGGCGGTGCAGGAGGCGCGGCGGCCGATCTATGAGGCGATCACCGCGTTTGAGGCCGAACTCGCCGAGCTGCCGGCCGCCCGGCGAAAAGCGTTACGCCCGGCGTTCAAGGAGGTTCGCGAGACTCTGGCGCTTTTGCTCGGTCCCGATCCGGGCGCGCCGCTTCCCGCGCTGACGCGCCGCCTGTATGGGCAGACACGCTGGGATCAGGCACAGGAGAAGGCCGAGCGCTTGCTCTACGAAGAGACATGGGACTACTCCGGGGGCGAGGGGAAACAGGTTTACGTGCCGCGCGAGCCTCTGTTCGAGGGAACGACGCTCGCGCCGGTGTTCCCGATTGTGCGCGACAATCTACGGGAGCTGCTGCAGCCCAGGCTGACCTTCTACCCACGGTTTCTGACCGACCGGTCCTTTGACGCCCATTTTTTTGGGGGCATCGGCGCAGAGGTCATGGGAACGGTTTATCTGGCGCTCGGGGCGATGCTCATCGCCGTCCCCTTGGGCATCATCGCCGCCATCTATTTCCAGGAATATGCCAAGGCCGGGCCCGTCCTCTCGTTCCTCCGCTCGTGCGTCAACACGCTGGCGGGCGTGCCGAGCATCGTGTTCGGCCTTTTCGGACTGGCATTCTTTATCAATACGCTTCAGGTGTCGTCCGGCAAAAGCGTACTGGCCGGGGCGCTGACCTTGGCCTTGCTGGTTTTGCCGACGGTGATTCGGGCCTCCGAAGAGGCGATCGCGGCCGTCCCCCGATCGTATAAAGAAGCGGCGATGGCGTTGGGTGCCGGACAATGGCGCACGATTCTGACGGTGATTTTGCCGGCTGCTTTGCCGGGGATTCTGACTGGGACGGTGATCAGCATGGGGCGCGCGGCGGGTGAGACGGCCCCGATCATTTTCACGGCGGCGGTGAGCGTGGGGCCCCTGCTGCGGCCGTCCGAACTGCTGACCCAGGCGACCCCGGCCCTTTCGTGGAACCTGTACAATATCTGCACCGAGCACGAGGCGGTTGACGAGATCCGGCATGTCCAGTACGGGATGGCGGCCACGCTGGTGGTGATGGTTCTGGTTCTGAATCTGACGGCGATTGTGATCCGTGCGCGTGTCGCCAGACGATTAAAAGGCTGA
- a CDS encoding phosphate ABC transporter permease subunit PstC, whose amino-acid sequence MPTREHILLTTREMRKRRVFGLLGRSFLLLVTSVAALAVLAIIFFIARDALPFFRISEASDFFFSKAWYPTHQPPQFGAAAIFVGSLLVTAAAVVLAVPPGVCAALCMSDILPFNVRQVLKPVIEMLAAIPSVAYGFFALVVLAPLLQNHGGRLLATAWWVLALPTLGLGSVVAADLLTPVRLTARAHGVMRSVLTLALLALSLVILITVSRILGAVQIASGVNALNASVILGVMALPTIVSVSEDALQAAGRELREGSYALGATRAETLVKVVIPASISGIFSAVLLGIMRALGETMVVWMASGNAAQIPKPWYNLLLPVRTLTATIAGDMGEADQMTGSAHYHVLFAMGLSLLVFSFACNLAGEWIVTRQRKRLRGC is encoded by the coding sequence ATGCCCACCAGGGAACACATTCTGCTGACGACGCGCGAAATGCGGAAGCGAAGGGTCTTCGGACTGCTGGGCCGAAGCTTTCTGCTGCTGGTCACCTCGGTGGCGGCGCTGGCTGTGCTCGCGATCATTTTCTTCATCGCCCGCGACGCGCTGCCATTCTTCAGAATCAGCGAGGCGTCGGATTTCTTTTTCTCCAAGGCCTGGTACCCCACGCATCAGCCTCCCCAGTTTGGCGCGGCCGCCATTTTTGTCGGCAGTCTGCTGGTAACCGCGGCAGCGGTCGTTCTGGCGGTGCCGCCGGGGGTGTGTGCGGCATTGTGCATGAGCGACATCCTCCCGTTCAACGTGCGGCAGGTGCTCAAGCCGGTCATTGAGATGCTGGCGGCCATCCCGTCGGTCGCCTACGGATTTTTTGCCCTGGTCGTGCTGGCACCGCTGTTGCAGAATCACGGGGGCCGTCTGCTTGCGACGGCCTGGTGGGTGCTGGCCCTGCCAACGCTGGGCCTCGGGTCGGTGGTGGCTGCCGACCTCTTGACGCCCGTCCGCCTGACGGCGCGCGCGCACGGTGTGATGCGCAGCGTCCTGACCCTGGCCTTGCTGGCACTATCTTTAGTCATCCTGATCACGGTCAGCCGGATTTTGGGCGCGGTGCAGATTGCCAGCGGCGTCAATGCGTTGAATGCATCGGTGATCCTCGGGGTGATGGCGCTGCCGACGATTGTAAGTGTCTCCGAGGATGCCCTTCAGGCCGCCGGACGTGAGTTGCGTGAGGGGAGCTATGCGCTGGGAGCAACACGGGCCGAGACGCTGGTCAAGGTGGTTATTCCGGCATCCATCAGCGGTATTTTTTCGGCGGTTCTGCTCGGTATCATGCGAGCGCTGGGGGAGACGATGGTGGTGTGGATGGCTTCGGGGAACGCCGCCCAGATCCCGAAACCGTGGTACAACCTGCTCCTGCCGGTTCGGACGCTGACCGCGACCATCGCGGGTGACATGGGCGAGGCCGATCAGATGACCGGATCGGCGCACTACCATGTGCTCTTCGCCATGGGCTTGAGCCTGCTGGTGTTCAGTTTCGCATGCAATCTGGCCGGTGAGTGGATTGTCACGCGCCAGCGCAAACGGCTGAGGGGTTGCTGA